The Citrus sinensis cultivar Valencia sweet orange chromosome 4, DVS_A1.0, whole genome shotgun sequence DNA segment CCaataattttctcttcctCAAGTATGCACATGAAGGGattggaaaaatttcttaGACATTACCACTAATGTGTGGTTTTTCTAACAAAATAAGTACTCTGTAGTATTCATTcagtagctttttttttttgttttggttaatTGAATCATACCGAAGCAAGGAAAgccagtaaaaaaaaaaaaaatttttttttaaaggaaactAAATCCAAGTCAATTAGATCGATAATTGGGGGTGTCAATTGAATACGTATGTACCTTtgtcttttatatataaaagttcAATTAATGATATATGTAAGTTGGTTATTTCGACCGATTAGGGATTTATTTGGTAtaaatatgcaaaatatatatttatttgtaaaggCACATAAAACAAAAGGACCTAGATATTATAACCCATATTAATGACAATTGACTGACCCTCACCAAGGGCCACTGTTTGTGTTAATGGCAATCATGTTGATTATTCTCTCGATAAAAATTGATCAAGACAAGATTATCTGGCTTGAATAGCACTCTAAAGTAATACATGACCAGCAGCTAGTATGACCAAATTTGCAATTTGTTGCTGAATCCGTTAGCTGTCAGCAAAATTATCTCAATCTTCTGTCacctaaattaattattaactaaaCCACCGTTTGTCTCTtactatatatacacacatccTCTTGTCTCTTTCTCTTCATCCAATCATCTTTGTGTCGCTTGACCACAATTAATACGCTGGTATTAGTTTCTCTATCAATTGCTTATTATCagaaagaatattaataaaagcCAAATGGGTCCTAGCCTTCTTCTGCGTTCTGCCATTTTGAGGGCCATGTTTCTTGGGTTTTTTGCTCTGTGGATTTTGTCAGAGCTGGCTTTAGCAAAGCATGAAGGCATCACTAGGCACTACAAGTTTCATGTAAGCTGTGCGTTAATGTGAAAGCTCATGATGGTGACTAACATTTTTTACTATTGCATGATGTGTTTATCTTTCTTCTTAATCTATTACAGattaaaatgcaaaatattaCAAGATTGTGCCAAACAAAGAGTATTGTGACCGTCAATGGCCAATTTCCGGGACCTCGAATCATCGCAAGGGAAGGCGACCGCCTCTTAATCAGAGTGATTAACAATGTCAAGTACAATGTCACCATTCACTggtacaattatttttaaaaaaaaacttgaccttccctttttcttttatcagtGTCAGTTCATtgagaattaatttatcacTAATGTTAATTAGTTATATGTGACAGGCATGGAGTCCGGCAGCTGAGAAGCGGGTGGGCAGATGGACCTGCATATGTCACACAGTGCCCAATCCAGACAGGACAATCCTATGTGTACAATTTCACTGTTACTGGCCAAAGAGGGACATTGTTTTGGCATGCCCACATCTCATGGCTTAGGGCAACTCTCTATGGACCAATTATTATCCTTCCCAAGCAGCAGGCCTCTTATCCATTTCCCCAGCCCTTCGAAGAAGTTCCCATCATTTTTGGTACATATATAACAAATTGAAATCagattattcatttttttcgtTCTTGTTTAGCAATATCAATGAGCTTTTTGCCTCGAATTATAGGAGAATGGTGGAAAGCAGACATGGAAACAATCATCAACGAAGCTATGCAAACAGGAGGAGCACCGAATATTTCTGATGCTTTCACCATCAATGGTCTCCCTGGTCCCTTTTATAATTGCGCAGCCAAAGGTACAACATTATTATCGAACTGATTTTTGTGCTGGCTTTTAAAAATGTTGTGATTAATTACTTGGTGGTTTTTTCTATAGGAATATATCGGTAATTAAATTTCAGCAGTCCAAGAAGCATAAATACACGCgcatataatagaaaattattaaaagataaacacaaaaaaaaaaaaattacttaatccAAGAGTaagtttcaaattaaaaattcctggcgattttaaaatcaaaattaagcttaaaaaaatattataggataaaatattttgaattggagtatgtgacttttgtttttttaactcattcgtgactttaatattttcagAAATTCTTGATTAGATAATTTTCCTGAATccacatttttaatttataacagaAACCCTAATAAACACTTGCAAGTTTAATTATATAACTACGTTTGCTTGCATGCATTTCATGCAGACACTTTCAAGTTGAAGGTGACGCCTGGAAAAACCTACCTCCTCCGAATGATCAATGCTGCGCTCAATGATGAGCTTTTCTTCAGCATAGCTAACCACACCTTAACGGTAGTCGAAACCGACGCCGTTTACGTGAAGCCCATAGAAACTAAAGTTGTGCTCATCACCCCAGGCCAAAGCACCAATGTCCTTCTCAAGGCCAAATCTAAGGCTCCTAACGCCAACTTCCTCATCGCTGCTAGGCCTTACGCCACCGGCCCCGCATCCTTCGACAACACCACAACCGCCGGCGTTCTCGAATACGACCAACCTAACGGCATCACAACCAAGAATCTTCCTCTCCTCAAACCGGCGGCACTACTGCCAAAATTCAATGACACAAACTTTGTCATGcaatttaataagaaaatccGTAGCTTGGCCACGGCCAAGTTCCCGGCTAAGGTCCCAAAGAAAGTTGACAGGCGCTTCTTCTTCACTGTAGGGCTAGGATTAAGCCCCTGCCCACAAAACCAAACTTGCCAAGGACCCAATAACATGAAGCTTGCAGCTTCTGTTAACAATGTCTCTTTTGTGCAGCCAAATGTGGCTTTACTTCAAGCTCACTTCTTTAATAGATCCAAAGGAGTGTACACAACTGATTTTCCCGCCAACCCgcctttcaaattcaattacacGGGCACACCGCCGAGCAATATTATGGTGGGCAGCGGCACAAAAGTTGTGGTGCTGCCTTTTAACGCGAGCGTTGAGGTGGTGATGCAGGACACGAGCATCATTGTTGCTGAGAGCCACCCTCTTCATCTTCACGGCTTTAACTTCTTTGTTGTTGCTCAAGGGTTTGGCAACTTTGACCCCAACAAGGACCCTGCCAAATTCAACCTCGTTGACCCTGCTGAGAGGAACACTGTGGGCGTGCCATCTGGCGGGTGGGTTGCCATTCGCTTTCTCGCTGACAATCCAGGTGAGTAATTAAGGTTTgactaattatatatattatgatgaAATTATTACACAACCTGTTAGTTGGTAATTAGATGCATCGTTATGATCAAAATCATATTCCAATACAGGATCTTAGACTTTATCAAGGTCTGGAAAAGCATTATGTGACTGATTTGTGTGAATGACGAGCAGGTGTTTGGTTCATGCATTGCCATTTGGAAGTACACACTAGCTGGGGCTTGAAGATGGCTTGGATTGTGAATGATGGAAAGGGGCCCAAGCAAAAGCTGCCACCTCCACCGTCTGATCTTCCAAAATGCTAAAACTTGATTTTTGCCCtttatattttcaagtttCCTTATTCTTTCAATTCGTTGATTCTTTCAACATACATTTAGTTGTTGTCcatttaaaaacaatattCATCATATATGTTTTCGATTTTCTAGCCTATTGTCTCTTTGGACTTACCAAATGGATGAACATGTATGGACTAATTGTCTTAACACCATgctttagaagaaaaaaattatgatcatCTTATCTGTTTGATAAGACTGAATacatttacttttattatgtcTAATCTTTTAGAAAATTCTGAGTTATTAGTTTAATTCATGGTGTGGCGATATAATGTAAATTGATCGGTAAGGGGGACGAGTGATGTGGTAGTGACGATGGCAACActgattttcttctttttaatcatCTTAACTTCATTAATTACCACAATTTAAAGTGGTAATGGTTGATGTTGATACCAAAATCGCAGCTTACACTTGGAAGCTTTGGTCAACAATCACGATTTGTATTGTAACGAAATCACACCTAAGATTGGACAAAGGACTAAGAATTCAACTCAccaattattaagaaaaggCATAtgaaatacttttaaaaaccAGAAGAATGAAacactaaagaaaaaaatggcgCCAAGAATCTCATCCTCGCCTCTCTCAAACTTCCGCTTTAGAACTCAATGACATgatctacaaaaataaaaataagaatcagGACGTCGTTGGATGCACTATTGAAAATCCTGCGACACCTAATTAGAGAAAGGGAgagtgtttttcttttttttttgaagaagaagaagaacaacaacaacgAAACAGTGAGTTTTTATGCTATATCTTATAAAGAGAACAATTGAGAGATGGAAAAATGGACACATACACTTTTTATTCGATGAGATGAGAGTATTTATATACAGTCATTGGAGCTACTTACAGCAAGTATAAATTTATGCCTAGACTGTTGGagaaacaattataataattgatacaATCACAATCCTAAATTGATGGCATTGCATTTGACTTGGCTTAAACCGTGGGATGAGAATCTGGAGAATCATTTGATTTGGCTTGATTTTCGGGATGAGAATCTGGAGAAGAATTTGCTGGTCTATTATATCTATCTCAAAATCCCCTCTTTACTTTTAGGTAGTGTTtacattttggattggagtgagaATCCTGAGGAGTGTAAATATTGGAATTAAAAGTATGGAGTGAGAGTAGGAGTAGGTTGATTACTTACACTAGAATGAGAGTATAAAACTTATGTGTTTACATAGCCTTAAATGGGAGTAAATGGTttcaaattatagttttatccttatttaaagaattatagtttttaattacaaattaataaaaaatatatttgaaagataaaatatttattttattaaatttgtaaattaataataattattaatattcttaattatgtaaatcataattttttattaattttaattatgtaaataaaaaattattaataagtgcaacacaaatgaaacattattattaataatatagtacaaaattaatattttcttagaataaaatatttatttttattaattactaatgttaaataaatataatactattattttaaatcaatataataatattatattttcaaataaatatagtatatAGTAAtgttattaattctctatgagtataataatattatttttaagtaattttaacttagaatcaatataaattattatttttaactaaatataataatattatatttaaatatatttcgtattattatttttaatgaatgtaatttataaaataaataataacattattttaaataaatatgatattatttattttattttattaaatataagagTAAAAATGGAAgaggggggagtggattcccacttcCACCTcccccatgggagtgggaatcccactccccactccaaaattaaATGGGGCCCAcagagtgggattcccactctcCCCTTAAAATTTGCAAGTAAATACTAGAATGGGAGGAATCTATACTCCTCACTCTCACTGCAAAAAGTAAATAGAACATTAGTTCTTCATCTATTTATAGGCAAGGGGAAGGAAAACCAAATGTACCTTCTATATGCGTCAATTAGGCATTGGTCTCATAATCCTTGTACACGCGTCATTTAGCTATTGGTCTCGTAATCCTCGTACATGCTTTTTGTTTAGTCACTTGACACCCATTCCTCAAACCTTGGTCTCACGCCAACTAATGTTGTGCCTATTGAATTCTCATCTGAGATTACGTCTGATACCTCGAtcttacatcaattaatattGCACCTATTGCTTTGTCATCTGATGCCACATCCATCGTCTTGATTATTAAGCCGACTAATGTTGCACCTGACTTCCCATGTTTAGCCTTAGATTAAGCATCGAtatgcattgaatgtgagcgaTGATCTTTATTGTCTCATtgaattcaaacaaatttcaAGATGACACCTTTCTTAATGACATTTTCAAGGGTGCATCTTGTTGATGCCGAGATCATATAAATCTTAgagtattcttttttttttattattggaaAGTAAGACTTTCATTAATTCAACAATGTGAATACATGTCTGATCTCTGGTGGGAAATTTTCCAACCAAACAAAAGATTCAGTCTTCTCCAATGCTATCTTAGCTAAAGAATGGGCACAAACATTACAGGCTCTAGAAACATACTtaacttcaaaaattttgaagttcGTCTTTAAGTCTTGAATTTCCAAAATAATCTAGCATATCTCTATTAACTCCCTCCTCTGTTATTTATCAAACTACTAGGTCTTGAGAGTCTGTCTCCAAGATTATCGATTGTAGGCCTGCCTACTGTGCAATTTGAATTCCCCATTCAGCTGCTTTTACTTTTGCGAGAGATACATCTCCCCTGAACTTTATAGATTTAATGTCTGCAGCTATGCATTTTCCTAGGGAATCTCTAATTATTGCTCTTAATCTAAAGAATTGCCTTTTTATATCAGTAACTGCATCAACATTGATCTTTAGCCATCCTTTGGGTGGAGGAGTCCATAttgcttgtttctttttaaGCACTTTTTTCTCGTTCAAAACCTCTGGAAATTGAGTTCTCCCGTAAGCCTAATTAATTGCTTAAGCTTTCGCCATTGATAAACTTGGATCTAACTTCAGTCcttcaaaaacaaatttgtttCTAGCATGCCATATCACCCAAAAGATAGTCATCAGGAGCTTAATATCAGCTCTATTTAGTTTCTTCTACAACATCATTAAGTCTCATAGTAGATCTGGATTGCCCATTTCTTAAATTACACTTACCAAAGTTGAGAGTTGCCAGACTTTCTTTGCTGCTTTGCAAATAACCAGAGCATGTAGGGTATTTTCCACTCAAATTCCACAATGCTTACAATAAGCTTCTTAGACATTTCTACACTTCCACAAGTTTTTAGCTGAAGATTTTGAGTTTTGTAAAGAGGGTAAGCTTCCAAATAATGCTCCAGTTGCTGCTCCTACTGTTAAAGCATTTAGACGAATctagaaatttaatattttaagccACTTGATATCCACTTTTAACTGAATATCTCTTTTTTTGTCATAGTTCCAGATTACTCGATCCTCACTTCGTCTCTTTAATAGAGGAATGCTTAGAATATCATCTGCATCTTCCTTCGAAAAATTTTACTagattaaatttatctttcatttattatcaTTGTCTAACATCATTTATACAGTGGCATCAAGGGGCATTTTTGGTCTGGAGAGAGGCTTGAAAGTGGATGGTCTTAGGATCCAATTGCCTCTGTACACTGAAATATTCTCCCTATTACCAATTCTCCATCTGTAGCCATTGAGAATCACTTGCCACATAATGTTCCTCTAAATATAAGATGGATTTGAGCCtattaaagaattaaagaagtcaGTCTTTTGAAAGTACCTTGCCTTCAAGACCTTAACTGCTAAGGAATATGGATTTTGAATCAATCTCCATTTTTATTTCGCAACTAAAGTTTAGTTGAAGCTTGATATATCTCTGAACCCCATCTCTCCTCGAATCTTAGCTTGACTCATCTCCTCTCATCTTGCCCAGGAAAtgcctctcttttcttttttttgatcCACTAAAATCCCGTAATACTTCGTTGAATGTCATCACATGGTCCAACGGGTATCTTAAATACACTTATAGCATGGCTGAAACGGCTTGTGCTACTGCATTGATTAAAACTTCTTTCCCTTTgttcaagaaaagtttttaCTACCAACTAGATATCTTGCTCTGAATTTTTAACTTGATCTCATTGAAaaagtctttttcttttttccaatcATAAACGGAAGCCCTAAATATTTCTCTTGCTTTGACACCATATTGAGctggaaaattcttttaatgttTGAAATCTTATTTGCTTGAGCATTGCCACTAAAAACATGCACGACTTGTCAAAATTGAAGATTTGACCAGAAATTATAGCATAGCGATAAAAAATATCCTTCAAGTGTTGGTAGTCTTTAGATGAGGCTCGAGAGAAGATCAAGTTatcatttgtaaataaaatatcagaGATGAATATTTGTTGTCCAAATCTCAGCccctgaatttttttttctctcagcCTGTATcaacaattttgaaaaagctTATGTACatattataaaacaatataGAGATAATGGACATCCTTGCCTCAAACCCCTTTAAGGGGTAATCATCCCCTTAGgaataaatgaaaagaatggAGATATGGAGATAACAGACATCCTCTTAGGGGTAGTCTCCTTCTTGAATGCTCTATTTCTCTataaaagagaacaaaagaatGGAGTAAGTTAGGAGCTTTAATGGCTCCATATCTCACTCATTAGACTGAGTGTTTTGTTTTAACCTTTATCAGGGGTTTTAAATCGGGGAGTCCATTTATAACAATGGAAAAGGGGATAAACATATTATGGTAGCAAACACAGGGTAGTCAGTAGGTGGAGGTTTAGTTTATGTCAAACATCTATGGACAAAGGAGTTAATACACAAATGTAAATCTATCTCTATATGAGAAGGCAGTGAACGCAAGCTATCGCTTAGAAGTGGAACTCAAGGGAAATGAGAATGTATGATGGCAAACTCTTTGGTGAGGAAAATATTGTTGGCATGGAGCATACACATGGAAGGAATCAAAACTACGCTAGCACAAGCAtggaaaacaataaaagaggTGAAAGTTGAAAGCTTGGGCAACAATAtctttctctttaaatttggCCTGGAAACAGATAAACAAAAAGTGATCGTAGGAGGACCATGGTATTTCGACAGGGCATTGATTGTGCTAAAGGAACACAGTGGGATTGGAAACAtgaggaaagaaaaattcacaCATGTAGCCTTTTGGGTGTAGATCCACAATATACCTATAGTATACATAGAACGGGACAATGTTCAAAAGTTGGGGGAGTTGCTAGAAGTGCTCCTAGAAGTGGAAACAGATGATGATGGGGAATATATTGGTGCATATGCAAGAGTTAGAATTGCCATTGACATTACAAAACCATTAGAAAAAATGGTCTTACATGAAGGCTTTGTCCAAATTATAAAACGCTAGGGTGAATCGAGGAAGAGATAAATGGAACAGAAGGTTGGAGCGCCCCAACAATGGCTCCACGAAACTAGAACGCCATGGAAGAAGTCAGTTACAACAAATTGACTTGAATCCATATGACAATGAACCTGGGTCAAACCAACCTAATTCAGGTCATAAAGAAGGCCAAACTACTAAGACCGGTGAGCAATTAATGCAAATGACTCTGGAACCAAGGAAATAGCAAgacaaaattcaaaagcaaCCTAGCACAACTGCTGTTGAAAACATAGCTAATAACCTAAATGGTTATAGAAAACAGAAAGAAGAAGtaagaatagaaaataaagaggAAATGAATTTTAGAGTGGCGCCAAATTTAGAGCCAGTTTTAATCTCCAATAAAAGCCCCAGTATAGACAAAGGCAGCTTAAGTCCAGATGAAGTAGTGTATAATGGGCTGGACATAAAAACTATTAGgcccaaaagaagaaaatagaagCTTCAGgccataaatataaatacaaaaggGCA contains these protein-coding regions:
- the LOC102608359 gene encoding laccase-4-like, with protein sequence MGPSLLLRSAILRAMFLGFFALWILSELALAKHEGITRHYKFHIKMQNITRLCQTKSIVTVNGQFPGPRIIAREGDRLLIRVINNVKYNVTIHWHGVRQLRSGWADGPAYVTQCPIQTGQSYVYNFTVTGQRGTLFWHAHISWLRATLYGPIIILPKQQASYPFPQPFEEVPIIFGEWWKADMETIINEAMQTGGAPNISDAFTINGLPGPFYNCAAKDTFKLKVTPGKTYLLRMINAALNDELFFSIANHTLTVVETDAVYVKPIETKVVLITPGQSTNVLLKAKSKAPNANFLIAARPYATGPASFDNTTTAGVLEYDQPNGITTKNLPLLKPAALLPKFNDTNFVMQFNKKIRSLATAKFPAKVPKKVDRRFFFTVGLGLSPCPQNQTCQGPNNMKLAASVNNVSFVQPNVALLQAHFFNRSKGVYTTDFPANPPFKFNYTGTPPSNIMVGSGTKVVVLPFNASVEVVMQDTSIIVAESHPLHLHGFNFFVVAQGFGNFDPNKDPAKFNLVDPAERNTVGVPSGGWVAIRFLADNPGVWFMHCHLEVHTSWGLKMAWIVNDGKGPKQKLPPPPSDLPKC